In Cystobacter fuscus DSM 2262, one DNA window encodes the following:
- a CDS encoding LVIVD repeat-containing protein, giving the protein MNRLLVAMAGALFPVWMGCANTEPETLGCASEDFDRSACDLPAVSAVKAEGIWQANVTLDGLDTPGALRLLPEGPLLFNSPLKERPAEGGPFFLSSEYTDSSVPLRLAFSACQAPEATRVTGEFRRCAYGSADLKGTFEAVRVRRVAGEEESSGVELVAEVPLPRGAVASDLFVSGGYAYVTAHADGLFVFDVKNPSAPQKVAEVMPTKDVWRRAWVKGQTLYIASAAQGLLVYDVSNPALPKRLSALPETAVEAWGLYEDQERLYVMSPSPRAEVLIFDLHQDPTKPLLMKRYFVEESRLDRGELPVEGVVTGNRLYMGHWRYGFAVADVSNPNAPVTLGRFQYDKATSRPVAAGLIEGQTIAFEASEGWDSRVRALNVTDPQHITQVGQFQTRPQSTVSAMTLVGTRLYVAYAQDGLRILDVSNPSTPRQQAYYNTWRESDPGRGRAFVDGLSAVKVPGDGYLYAAETSRGLLVLREQ; this is encoded by the coding sequence ATGAATCGTTTACTGGTGGCCATGGCGGGGGCCCTGTTCCCCGTGTGGATGGGCTGCGCCAATACGGAGCCGGAGACCTTGGGGTGCGCGTCCGAGGATTTCGACCGCTCGGCGTGCGATCTCCCGGCGGTGAGCGCCGTCAAGGCCGAGGGCATCTGGCAGGCGAACGTGACGCTGGACGGGCTGGATACGCCCGGGGCGCTGCGTCTGCTGCCCGAGGGCCCGTTGCTCTTCAACAGCCCGCTCAAGGAGCGCCCCGCGGAGGGCGGCCCGTTCTTCCTGTCGAGCGAGTACACGGATTCCTCCGTGCCGCTGCGGCTGGCGTTCTCCGCCTGTCAGGCGCCGGAGGCCACGCGCGTGACGGGCGAGTTCCGCCGGTGCGCGTACGGCTCGGCGGACCTCAAGGGCACCTTCGAGGCGGTGCGGGTGCGGCGGGTGGCGGGTGAGGAGGAGTCCTCGGGGGTGGAGCTGGTGGCGGAGGTGCCCCTGCCGCGGGGCGCGGTGGCGTCGGATCTCTTCGTGTCGGGGGGATACGCCTACGTGACGGCGCATGCGGACGGCCTCTTCGTCTTCGATGTGAAGAACCCGTCGGCGCCCCAGAAGGTCGCGGAGGTGATGCCCACGAAGGACGTCTGGCGGCGGGCGTGGGTGAAGGGCCAGACGCTCTACATCGCGAGCGCCGCCCAGGGTCTGCTCGTCTACGACGTCAGCAACCCGGCGCTGCCCAAGCGCCTGTCGGCGCTGCCGGAGACCGCAGTCGAGGCCTGGGGGCTGTACGAGGACCAGGAGCGGCTCTACGTGATGTCTCCCTCCCCCCGGGCCGAGGTCCTCATCTTCGACCTCCACCAGGATCCGACCAAGCCCCTGCTGATGAAGCGCTACTTCGTGGAGGAAAGCCGGCTCGACCGGGGCGAGCTTCCGGTCGAGGGCGTGGTGACGGGCAACCGGCTCTACATGGGTCACTGGCGGTACGGGTTCGCGGTGGCGGATGTTTCCAACCCGAACGCCCCGGTCACCCTGGGGCGCTTCCAGTACGACAAGGCCACCAGCCGTCCGGTGGCGGCCGGTCTCATCGAGGGGCAGACCATTGCCTTCGAGGCCAGTGAGGGCTGGGACTCCCGGGTGCGGGCGCTGAACGTCACGGATCCCCAGCACATCACCCAGGTGGGACAATTCCAGACGCGACCCCAGTCCACTGTGAGTGCGATGACCCTGGTGGGGACGCGGCTGTACGTGGCCTATGCTCAGGACGGGTTGCGCATCCTGGATGTGTCCAACCCCAGTACGCCGAGGCAGCAAGCCTACTACAATACGTGGCGGGAGTCGGATCCAGGCCGGGGACGGGCGTTCGTCGATGGGTTGAGTGCGGTGAAGGTACCGGGAGACGGTTACCTCTACGCCGCGGAAACGTCACGTGGGTTGCTCGTCCTGCGGGAGCAGTGA
- a CDS encoding EAL domain-containing protein has protein sequence MSQTVLKSCERCQSLPQKHELEGRGRLFLWLPLGHSYGKLVRVLGESGRDFQPLPQEQCVTVRLEGSQLGTFAADVLGALTDEESRATRVLFVQGDAEPGLRDFPRVGSLPQLVTMARSGWLVDMLAEKRITSHYQPIVDAKDTRRVYAYEALMRGFEPDGALVFPGKMLTLARDADLLFQLDLAARLSAVREASRLGLKAPLFINFTPTAIYDPEFCLRSTVAAINDLGISPSDVVFEIIESDHTPNANHLKSLIAYYRRTGFRVALDDLGAGYSSLNLIHQLRPDIMKLDMELIRGIHQDPYKASITRKLLELAQQLGILTVAEGIETPEELRWVRAHGVDFVQGYLIAKPASPPVSITPHFVD, from the coding sequence ATGAGCCAGACCGTATTGAAGTCGTGTGAGCGGTGCCAGTCTCTTCCTCAGAAGCACGAGCTGGAGGGACGGGGCCGTCTCTTCCTCTGGCTCCCGCTGGGCCACAGCTACGGCAAACTGGTGCGCGTGCTGGGCGAGTCCGGCCGGGATTTCCAACCGCTGCCGCAGGAGCAGTGCGTGACGGTGCGGTTGGAGGGCTCGCAGCTGGGGACGTTCGCGGCGGACGTGCTGGGCGCGTTGACGGACGAGGAGTCGCGCGCCACGCGCGTGCTCTTCGTGCAGGGCGACGCCGAGCCGGGCCTGCGGGACTTTCCGCGGGTGGGCTCGCTGCCGCAACTGGTCACCATGGCGCGCTCGGGGTGGCTGGTGGACATGCTGGCCGAGAAGCGCATCACCAGCCACTACCAGCCCATCGTGGACGCCAAGGACACGCGGCGGGTGTACGCCTACGAGGCGCTGATGCGCGGCTTCGAGCCGGACGGGGCGCTGGTGTTCCCGGGCAAGATGCTGACGCTGGCGCGCGACGCGGACCTGCTCTTCCAGTTGGACCTGGCGGCGCGCCTGTCGGCGGTGCGCGAGGCGTCGCGGCTGGGGCTCAAGGCGCCGCTGTTCATCAACTTCACGCCCACGGCCATCTACGATCCGGAGTTCTGCCTGCGCTCGACGGTGGCCGCCATCAACGATCTGGGCATCTCGCCGAGCGACGTGGTGTTCGAGATCATCGAGTCGGACCACACGCCCAACGCCAACCACCTCAAGTCGCTCATCGCCTATTACCGGCGCACGGGCTTCCGGGTGGCGCTGGATGACCTGGGGGCGGGCTACTCGTCGCTCAACCTCATCCACCAGCTGCGTCCGGACATCATGAAGCTGGACATGGAGCTCATCCGGGGCATCCACCAGGATCCCTACAAGGCCTCCATCACGCGCAAGCTGCTGGAACTCGCGCAGCAGCTCGGCATCCTCACGGTGGCCGAGGGCATCGAGACGCCCGAGGAGCTGCGCTGGGTGCGCGCGCACGGGGTGGACTTCGTGCAGGGCTACCTCATCGCCAAGCCGGCCAGCCCGCCCGTGTCCATCACCCCCCACTTCGTGGACTGA
- a CDS encoding tetratricopeptide repeat protein has translation MAETSEISGSLIPLARREAMILLEAGYLWLDMGQFDKAREVFAGAVVLMPRSEVPQLAMGSLEFAQGRHDKALQAYRAAQRLAPQSALPRAHVGEALLFMGKVPEALKELKAAMELEPEGDGARLAQSLLEAKEAGALPPPSARR, from the coding sequence ATGGCGGAGACTTCGGAGATCTCGGGCAGCCTCATTCCGCTCGCCAGGCGCGAGGCGATGATCCTCCTCGAGGCGGGCTATCTCTGGCTCGACATGGGCCAGTTCGACAAGGCGCGCGAGGTCTTCGCCGGCGCGGTGGTGTTGATGCCCCGCAGCGAGGTGCCCCAGCTCGCCATGGGCTCGCTGGAGTTCGCCCAGGGACGGCATGACAAGGCCCTCCAGGCCTACCGTGCCGCCCAGCGGCTCGCGCCCCAGTCGGCGCTGCCGCGCGCCCATGTGGGCGAGGCCCTGTTGTTCATGGGCAAGGTGCCGGAGGCCCTCAAGGAGTTGAAGGCCGCCATGGAGTTGGAACCCGAGGGAGACGGGGCGCGTCTGGCCCAGAGCCTCCTCGAAGCCAAGGAAGCGGGGGCACTGCCGCCGCCCTCGGCCAGGCGCTAG
- a CDS encoding sigma-70 family RNA polymerase sigma factor: MGLGEDKKVLLEKYGPYVRSLASTVRKQFSAQLELDELLAYGQIGLLEAADRFDPKMGANFLTFAHYRIKGAIYDGLRKMGVLKGGDARGAYMGERATAYLGNLSDREQGGGNRGGSIDDDVMEISNAVAGLAMVFATSLEGSDALGFTDESLPADQRLELEQQRVRVRAAIEKLPEKERRLLQGYYFQGKTLEEAGAEIGQSKSWASRLHARAIERLKELLNEEEPSSPEDSRRQSHGGSNGRRVGGADRPAEVPRPGRATGQ; this comes from the coding sequence TTGGGTCTCGGTGAAGACAAGAAGGTTCTGCTGGAGAAGTACGGCCCCTACGTCCGGTCGTTGGCTTCGACCGTGCGCAAGCAGTTCTCCGCCCAGCTCGAACTGGATGAGCTCCTCGCCTATGGCCAGATCGGCCTGCTCGAGGCGGCGGACCGTTTTGACCCCAAGATGGGGGCCAACTTCCTCACATTCGCCCACTACCGCATCAAGGGCGCCATCTACGATGGCCTCAGAAAGATGGGAGTGCTCAAGGGGGGTGACGCGCGCGGCGCCTACATGGGCGAGCGCGCCACGGCCTATTTGGGAAATCTTTCGGATCGTGAGCAGGGAGGAGGCAACCGCGGAGGGTCCATCGACGATGATGTCATGGAGATTTCCAACGCGGTGGCGGGGCTGGCGATGGTGTTCGCCACCAGCCTCGAGGGCTCGGATGCCCTGGGCTTCACGGACGAGTCCCTGCCGGCGGACCAGCGGCTGGAGCTGGAGCAGCAGCGGGTGAGGGTGAGGGCGGCCATCGAGAAGCTGCCGGAGAAGGAGCGCCGGCTGCTGCAGGGCTACTACTTCCAGGGCAAGACGCTGGAAGAGGCGGGCGCGGAGATTGGGCAGTCGAAGAGCTGGGCGTCGCGGCTGCATGCGCGCGCCATCGAGCGGCTCAAGGAGCTTTTGAACGAGGAGGAACCTTCCTCCCCCGAGGATTCAAGGAGGCAGTCACATGGCGGGTCCAATGGCCGGCGTGTCGGCGGCGCAGATCGCCCAGCAGAAGTCCCAAGACCAGGGCGCGCAACAGGTCAATAA
- a CDS encoding ATP-dependent helicase HrpB, with amino-acid sequence MAGPMAGVSAAQIAQQKSQDQGAQQVNKQGASKFDAALANKTQGVEQVQGAQATQATQATQRADQVRQAEAIDKTNKAAFNKANPAGQEPATAKGAQAVDAKPETSKASAMISHVVSELERGQVNMEKLIQSGASGKTFSNAELLSLQAGMYKYTQELDLTSKVVEKATSGLKDTLKTQV; translated from the coding sequence ATGGCGGGTCCAATGGCCGGCGTGTCGGCGGCGCAGATCGCCCAGCAGAAGTCCCAAGACCAGGGCGCGCAACAGGTCAATAAGCAGGGCGCCTCGAAGTTCGACGCGGCCCTGGCCAACAAGACGCAGGGCGTGGAGCAGGTGCAGGGCGCCCAGGCCACCCAGGCGACTCAGGCCACCCAGCGCGCCGACCAGGTGCGTCAGGCCGAGGCCATCGACAAGACGAACAAGGCGGCGTTCAACAAGGCCAACCCCGCCGGCCAGGAGCCCGCCACCGCCAAGGGCGCCCAGGCCGTGGACGCCAAGCCCGAGACCAGCAAGGCCAGCGCGATGATCTCCCACGTGGTGAGCGAGCTGGAGCGCGGCCAGGTCAACATGGAGAAGCTCATCCAGTCGGGTGCGTCCGGGAAGACCTTCTCCAACGCGGAGCTGCTGTCGCTCCAGGCCGGCATGTACAAGTACACGCAGGAACTGGATCTGACGAGCAAGGTGGTCGAGAAGGCCACGAGCGGTCTGAAGGACACGCTCAAGACCCAGGTCTAG
- a CDS encoding FliH/SctL family protein, protein MAVGKVIKGDSGSEPLPGGDRPSLRAPRPGVMNAEVFEARQSAQVILEEAQREKERILAEAQREREDLLAKARDQGRQEGLSQVTELMVRAKMHAGELLAQQERDVVALACRIAEKIIGRDVERDPSLLAEICARAIEELRNARAVVLRVNPKSAAVLRARKAELMELIGRAVDVAIREDPDVAPVGCIVQTEFGTVDAQLPTQFEMLQNVLLPDQGRKEGPA, encoded by the coding sequence ATGGCAGTTGGCAAGGTGATCAAGGGCGATTCGGGGTCGGAGCCATTGCCCGGTGGGGATCGGCCCTCGCTGCGTGCGCCGCGTCCCGGCGTGATGAACGCCGAGGTCTTCGAGGCCCGGCAGTCGGCCCAGGTCATCCTCGAGGAGGCGCAGCGGGAGAAGGAGCGCATCCTCGCGGAGGCCCAGCGCGAGCGCGAGGATCTGCTCGCCAAGGCGCGCGATCAGGGCCGCCAGGAGGGCCTGTCCCAGGTCACCGAGCTCATGGTGCGCGCGAAGATGCACGCGGGGGAGCTGCTCGCCCAGCAGGAGCGGGACGTCGTGGCGCTGGCGTGCAGGATCGCCGAGAAGATCATCGGCCGGGACGTGGAGCGCGACCCCTCGTTGCTCGCGGAGATCTGCGCCAGGGCCATCGAGGAGCTGCGCAACGCGCGGGCGGTGGTGCTCCGGGTGAACCCCAAGTCGGCGGCGGTGCTGCGCGCGCGCAAGGCGGAGCTCATGGAGCTCATCGGCCGGGCGGTGGACGTGGCCATCCGCGAGGATCCGGACGTGGCCCCCGTGGGCTGCATCGTGCAGACGGAGTTCGGCACGGTGGACGCGCAGCTGCCCACCCAGTTCGAGATGCTCCAGAACGTGCTGTTACCTGATCAGGGCAGGAAGGAAGGCCCCGCGTAA
- the sctN gene encoding type III secretion system ATPase SctN, whose amino-acid sequence MAIDLSHYSALIKEAPLFRVRGRVTELTGLVVKASVPGVRVGELVIIKGHGGRASVKAEVVGFQGDEVMLMPLGELFGIGPSSEVIPTGRPLSIKCGYELLGRVLNGIGEPMDGMPLPEGLPDWSVDRDCPDPFTRQRIERPLPLGVRCIDGLLTVGEGQRVGLFAGSGVGKSTLMGQIARNTKADLCVVALIGERGREVREFIEDAMGEEGMKRSVLVCATSDQPSLVRLRAAYVATAIAEFFRERGGNVLFMLDTVTRLARAQREIGLAIGEPPARQGYPPSVFSMLPRILERTGNSQKGKCTAIYTCLVAGGDMEDPIADEVRGILDGHYILNRALGERNQWPAMDVLVSLSRVMSHIVSKEHKKAAGKLRETLSTYEKQRDLILLGAYQYGTDPRTDYAIDKYDAIIDFLKQDTDSNSPFEVTVQKLIELFEE is encoded by the coding sequence ATGGCCATCGATCTCTCGCACTACTCCGCCCTCATCAAGGAAGCGCCGCTGTTCCGGGTGCGCGGCCGCGTCACCGAACTGACGGGCCTGGTCGTCAAGGCGAGCGTGCCCGGCGTGCGCGTGGGCGAGCTGGTCATCATCAAGGGCCATGGGGGCCGCGCCTCGGTGAAGGCCGAGGTGGTGGGCTTCCAGGGCGACGAGGTGATGCTCATGCCGCTCGGCGAGCTGTTCGGCATCGGCCCGTCCAGCGAGGTCATCCCCACGGGCCGGCCGCTGTCCATCAAGTGTGGCTACGAACTGCTCGGGCGCGTGCTCAACGGCATTGGCGAGCCCATGGATGGCATGCCCCTGCCGGAGGGGCTGCCGGACTGGTCGGTGGACCGGGACTGTCCAGACCCCTTCACGCGCCAGCGCATCGAGCGGCCCCTGCCCCTGGGCGTGCGCTGCATCGACGGACTGCTCACGGTGGGCGAGGGCCAGCGCGTGGGGCTCTTCGCCGGCTCGGGCGTGGGCAAGTCCACGCTCATGGGGCAGATCGCGCGCAACACCAAGGCGGACCTGTGCGTGGTGGCGCTCATCGGCGAGCGTGGCCGCGAGGTGCGTGAGTTCATCGAGGACGCCATGGGCGAGGAGGGCATGAAGCGCTCCGTGCTGGTGTGCGCCACCTCGGACCAGCCCAGCCTCGTGCGTCTGCGCGCCGCCTACGTCGCCACGGCCATCGCCGAGTTCTTCCGCGAGCGCGGCGGCAACGTGCTCTTCATGCTCGACACGGTGACGCGTCTGGCGCGTGCCCAGCGTGAGATCGGCCTCGCCATCGGCGAGCCTCCGGCGCGCCAGGGCTATCCGCCGAGCGTCTTCTCCATGCTGCCGCGCATCCTCGAGCGCACGGGCAACTCGCAGAAGGGCAAGTGCACCGCCATCTACACCTGCCTCGTGGCCGGCGGTGACATGGAAGACCCCATCGCCGACGAGGTCCGCGGTATTCTCGACGGCCACTACATCCTCAACCGTGCCCTGGGCGAGCGCAACCAGTGGCCCGCCATGGACGTGCTCGTCAGCCTCTCGCGTGTGATGAGCCACATCGTCTCCAAGGAGCACAAGAAGGCGGCGGGCAAGCTGCGCGAGACGCTCTCCACCTACGAGAAGCAGCGCGACCTCATCCTCCTGGGCGCCTACCAGTACGGCACGGATCCGCGCACCGACTACGCCATCGACAAGTACGACGCGATCATCGACTTCCTCAAACAGGACACCGACTCCAACAGCCCCTTCGAGGTGACGGTGCAGAAGCTCATCGAGCTCTTCGAGGAGTAA
- a CDS encoding type III secretion protein, translating to MPPYRLQTLIEMRERAKEEAEQAFSAAVKALAKEKEELQRLEEELVTRKAMRKQKVQEYLQQVMAKGVTGIGGFNQMNRYEERLKDEEAQLALEVERQKDAVITAEKLVEQRRREMAEAAKELKAIEKHKENWKKQLKEERDKREEMNQEEIGNTLFMMRQRK from the coding sequence ATGCCCCCCTATCGATTGCAGACCTTGATCGAGATGCGCGAGCGCGCGAAGGAGGAGGCCGAGCAGGCCTTCTCCGCCGCCGTCAAGGCCCTGGCGAAGGAGAAGGAAGAGCTGCAGCGTCTCGAGGAGGAACTCGTGACGCGCAAGGCCATGCGCAAGCAGAAGGTCCAGGAGTACCTCCAACAGGTGATGGCCAAGGGCGTCACCGGCATTGGCGGCTTCAACCAGATGAACCGCTACGAGGAGCGTCTCAAGGACGAGGAGGCGCAGCTCGCCCTGGAGGTCGAGCGCCAGAAGGACGCCGTCATCACCGCCGAGAAGCTCGTGGAGCAGCGGCGCCGGGAGATGGCCGAGGCGGCCAAGGAGCTCAAGGCCATCGAGAAGCACAAGGAGAACTGGAAGAAGCAACTCAAGGAAGAGCGCGACAAGCGGGAGGAAATGAACCAGGAGGAGATCGGGAACACCTTGTTCATGATGCGCCAGCGAAAGTAG
- a CDS encoding flagellar hook-length control protein FliK → MSRVEDDRQAERAAELRAQEKRLQEAKAKQRQEGASAFSKLVGQQKDAQSAQQQKATQTPPQSLGKSVLARLQEGKGGDVRGLQRQTGKAEADSVAEGRQKDLSQGTQETQARQGDQGVLRSRVESRSADTRAADELLLKRGEESEQSNETAAAGAQTSRSKGALKTDADGGGKGGGDEGKDKKDGELAAGFRFNPALMAPVPVAQPKPNTGSERLRAIANEIAQKIVERVRVGTNAAGNAEFQIELRGDVLSGLSIKLSAKNGKIHAVFSGKDRDVLKMLEGQREGLKNALASRGLTLEDMRVEAKT, encoded by the coding sequence ATGAGCCGAGTCGAAGACGATCGTCAGGCGGAGAGAGCCGCTGAGCTGCGGGCCCAGGAGAAACGGCTCCAGGAGGCGAAGGCCAAGCAGCGTCAGGAAGGCGCCTCCGCGTTCTCCAAGCTCGTGGGGCAGCAGAAGGACGCCCAGAGCGCTCAGCAGCAGAAGGCCACCCAGACCCCTCCCCAGTCGCTGGGCAAGTCCGTCCTCGCCCGCCTCCAGGAGGGCAAGGGCGGCGACGTGCGCGGCCTGCAGCGCCAGACGGGCAAGGCCGAGGCGGACTCCGTCGCCGAGGGGCGTCAGAAGGACTTGTCCCAGGGGACGCAGGAGACCCAGGCCCGGCAGGGCGATCAGGGCGTGCTGCGCTCGCGCGTCGAGTCGCGCTCGGCGGACACCCGCGCGGCCGACGAGCTCTTGCTCAAGCGCGGCGAGGAGTCCGAGCAGAGCAACGAGACCGCGGCCGCGGGGGCCCAGACGAGCCGGAGCAAGGGCGCGCTCAAGACGGACGCGGACGGTGGTGGCAAGGGTGGGGGCGACGAGGGCAAGGACAAGAAGGACGGGGAGCTGGCGGCGGGCTTCCGCTTCAACCCGGCGCTGATGGCGCCCGTGCCCGTGGCGCAACCCAAGCCCAACACGGGCTCGGAGCGGCTGCGCGCCATCGCCAATGAGATCGCCCAGAAGATCGTCGAGCGGGTGCGCGTGGGCACCAACGCCGCGGGCAACGCGGAGTTCCAGATCGAGCTGCGCGGCGACGTGCTCAGCGGCCTGTCCATCAAGCTCAGCGCGAAGAACGGGAAGATCCACGCCGTCTTCAGCGGCAAGGACCGGGACGTGCTCAAGATGCTCGAGGGGCAGCGTGAGGGTCTCAAGAACGCCCTGGCGAGCCGGGGCCTCACGCTCGAGGACATGAGGGTCGAGGCCAAGACATGA
- the sctQ gene encoding type III secretion system cytoplasmic ring protein SctQ, protein MSLDTDDGPGEERTMVVDARKLKPRSSKPWKPHVFPRLEKVSLTETRLLERLTWLKPGAEAVEALGERFKAIFDTQVGFGLESSRVLGSGELRRVLAEPTFLCFLVPGGHRGRAVLEVELSLAHAAVDLLLGGAGETVGLRPLTDIEEGVASFVVLEAIRALMPGTEPQQGRLRLEGVARGVDEAVSRLSEEAQVAVLQLRARLGTQEGMVRLFLPASVLESLTPEPAPEQRRSLLRMDMEAHLSRLSSVRTWLRAEIGLAEISHHDLASLRVKDVVLVDEFSARPDQGAEGTARLFLGLGRKGFLASEVFVEDGLYQARITEVVLTEPSHLDRRVPSESDEAAAEALSGSDDEASGEGEEYTNPESDNPTAESGEMEDQMDAGDLLGDIPLQICVELARVPVTADDVVSLRAGQVVELHRAPGEPVDLSVNGKVVARGELVEIEGQLGVRILSLAG, encoded by the coding sequence ATGAGCCTCGATACGGATGACGGGCCGGGTGAGGAGCGCACGATGGTGGTCGATGCGCGCAAGCTCAAGCCCCGCTCATCGAAGCCCTGGAAGCCCCACGTCTTCCCCCGTCTGGAGAAGGTCTCCCTCACGGAAACCCGGCTGCTCGAGCGGCTCACGTGGCTCAAGCCCGGGGCCGAGGCCGTGGAGGCGCTGGGCGAGCGCTTCAAGGCCATCTTCGACACCCAGGTCGGCTTCGGCCTGGAGTCGTCGCGGGTGCTCGGCTCGGGCGAGCTGCGCCGTGTGCTCGCCGAGCCCACCTTCCTGTGCTTCCTGGTGCCCGGAGGGCATCGCGGACGCGCGGTGCTGGAGGTCGAGCTGTCGCTGGCGCACGCGGCGGTGGATCTGCTCCTGGGCGGCGCCGGCGAGACCGTGGGCCTGCGGCCCCTGACGGACATCGAGGAGGGCGTGGCGAGCTTCGTCGTGCTCGAGGCGATCCGCGCCCTGATGCCGGGGACGGAACCCCAGCAGGGCCGGCTGCGGCTGGAGGGCGTGGCGCGCGGGGTGGACGAGGCGGTGTCGCGGCTGAGCGAGGAGGCCCAGGTGGCGGTGCTCCAGCTGCGCGCCCGGCTCGGCACCCAGGAGGGCATGGTGCGCCTGTTCCTGCCCGCCAGCGTGTTGGAGAGCCTGACGCCGGAGCCCGCGCCCGAGCAGCGGCGCTCGCTGCTGCGCATGGACATGGAGGCCCACTTGAGCCGCCTGTCCTCGGTGCGCACCTGGCTGCGCGCGGAGATCGGCCTGGCGGAGATCAGCCACCACGACCTGGCGAGCCTCCGGGTGAAGGACGTGGTGCTGGTGGACGAGTTCTCGGCCCGGCCGGACCAGGGCGCGGAGGGCACGGCGCGGCTGTTCCTGGGCCTCGGCCGCAAGGGCTTCCTGGCCTCGGAGGTCTTCGTCGAGGACGGCCTGTACCAGGCGCGCATCACCGAGGTGGTGCTCACCGAGCCGTCTCATCTGGATCGGCGGGTCCCCTCCGAGTCGGACGAGGCCGCGGCGGAGGCCCTGAGCGGCTCGGATGATGAGGCCAGCGGGGAGGGGGAGGAGTACACCAACCCCGAGTCGGACAACCCCACGGCGGAGAGTGGAGAGATGGAAGACCAGATGGATGCAGGCGACCTGCTGGGTGACATCCCGTTGCAGATTTGCGTGGAGCTCGCCCGGGTGCCGGTGACGGCGGATGACGTGGTGTCGCTGCGGGCGGGCCAGGTCGTCGAGCTGCACCGCGCGCCGGGCGAACCCGTGGACCTGTCGGTGAACGGCAAGGTGGTGGCACGGGGTGAACTGGTGGAGATCGAGGGCCAGCTGGGTGTGCGCATCCTCTCGCTCGCCGGCTGA
- a CDS encoding flagellar biosynthetic protein FliO produces the protein MPAAELALPPSGVSAPASAVEGAAPPSAPVEVPPESDLTSGVEAPTESLGWMLMRTLVVFGGVMALIYLTLNVGLRKLMGLQGVPVGQQSVVSVVERLALDQRRTLFVVKAAGEYLLVGGGENGLQLLSKLDTGAVENIRSAPPPSNVMPLSPFLKKLIARRDATPPGSTPPSVPRPPDAA, from the coding sequence GTGCCCGCCGCCGAGCTCGCGCTCCCGCCGTCCGGCGTGTCCGCTCCCGCGAGCGCCGTGGAGGGCGCCGCTCCGCCGTCGGCACCGGTCGAGGTGCCACCCGAGTCCGATCTGACGTCCGGCGTGGAGGCGCCCACCGAGAGCCTCGGGTGGATGCTCATGCGCACGCTGGTGGTGTTCGGCGGGGTGATGGCCCTCATCTACCTCACGCTCAACGTGGGCCTGCGCAAGCTCATGGGCTTGCAGGGCGTGCCCGTGGGGCAGCAATCGGTGGTGTCGGTGGTGGAGCGCCTGGCGTTGGATCAGCGCCGCACCCTCTTCGTGGTGAAGGCCGCGGGCGAGTACCTGCTGGTGGGCGGTGGCGAGAATGGCCTGCAGCTGCTCTCGAAGCTCGACACCGGGGCGGTGGAGAACATCCGCTCCGCGCCGCCTCCGTCCAACGTGATGCCGCTGTCCCCCTTCCTCAAGAAGCTCATCGCCCGTCGCGACGCCACTCCGCCGGGTTCCACCCCTCCGAGCGTCCCCCGTCCGCCGGACGCCGCCTGA
- the sctR gene encoding type III secretion system export apparatus subunit SctR, whose translation MPSVRLPVPRLKPWLFGLVFALEPVLAFAARRGGSGPDSAVAVESVNPESFASRPLVLMLALAALSLVPFVLMMVTSFVKISVVLSIVRQALGTQQIPPTQVITGLAIILTIYIMAPVGQAMYRAAEVDIMAKGPSLLSSESVGTLLEAANKAKEPLRAFLNKKITAKDRSLFFNLARLRATEEDRAALTERDFMIIIPAFVVSELKQAFQIGFLLFVPFLAVDMVVANILQALGMNQLSPTTVSMPFKLLLFVVVDGWYLIAKGLVVGYL comes from the coding sequence ATGCCCAGCGTTCGCCTCCCCGTCCCGCGTCTCAAACCCTGGCTGTTCGGCCTGGTCTTTGCGTTGGAGCCCGTCCTCGCCTTCGCCGCCAGGCGCGGTGGCTCGGGCCCGGACTCCGCCGTGGCCGTCGAGTCGGTCAACCCCGAGTCCTTCGCCTCGCGGCCGCTCGTGCTCATGCTGGCGCTGGCCGCGCTGTCGCTCGTCCCCTTCGTGTTGATGATGGTGACGAGCTTCGTGAAGATCTCCGTGGTGCTGTCCATCGTGCGCCAGGCGCTGGGCACCCAGCAGATTCCGCCCACCCAGGTCATCACCGGCCTGGCCATCATCCTCACCATCTACATCATGGCGCCGGTGGGTCAGGCCATGTACCGGGCGGCCGAGGTGGACATCATGGCCAAGGGGCCCAGCCTCCTGTCCTCGGAGTCGGTGGGCACCCTGCTGGAGGCGGCCAACAAGGCCAAGGAGCCCCTGCGCGCCTTCCTCAACAAGAAGATCACCGCCAAGGATCGCTCGCTCTTCTTCAACCTGGCCAGGCTGCGCGCCACCGAGGAGGACCGCGCGGCCCTCACCGAGCGGGACTTCATGATCATCATCCCCGCCTTCGTGGTGTCCGAGCTCAAGCAGGCCTTCCAGATCGGCTTCCTGCTCTTCGTGCCCTTCCTGGCGGTGGACATGGTGGTGGCCAACATCCTCCAGGCGCTGGGCATGAACCAGCTGTCGCCCACCACCGTCTCCATGCCCTTCAAGCTGCTCCTCTTCGTGGTCGTCGACGGCTGGTACCTCATCGCCAAGGGCCTCGTCGTCGGCTACCTGTGA